One genomic window of Arachis stenosperma cultivar V10309 chromosome 10, arast.V10309.gnm1.PFL2, whole genome shotgun sequence includes the following:
- the LOC130956364 gene encoding uncharacterized protein LOC130956364 — protein sequence MGMSKNFCSLFKCEIRIIQVQNVDSIKSKGNLFARFYLPSGNNNKRIQLNTKKVHSKSFPFWNESFTLDCSCPQEFLDTLKHESLVLEMRQSKKILGSSLVGKGEIPWKEVLESSPNMVYKEWVKMVPCKEEAPKVEVEIKIQVAKREEEKENNNKSFNFNWDECGCKNGHDHDHNAWFSADDYDVFALGLALEAF from the coding sequence ATGGGTATGTCCAAAAATTTTTGTTCCTTATTTAAATGTGAAATAAGAATAATACAAGTCCAAAATGTTGATTCCATAAAGTCCAAGGGGAATTTATTTGCAAGATTCTATCTTCCTTCAGGGAACAACAACAAAAGGATCCAACTTAACACTAAGAAGGTTCATTCCAAATCCTTTCCCTTTTGGAATGAGTCCTTCACTCTTGATTGTTCTTGCCCCCAAGAATTCTTGGACACACTCAAGCATGAAAGCCTTGTTTTGGAGATGAGGCAAAGCAAGAAGATTTTGGGGTCAAGTCTTGTGGGAAAAGGTGAGATTCCATGGAAGGAAGTTCTTGAATCATCACCAAACATGGTGTACAAAGAGTGGGTGAAGATGGTTCCATGCAAAGAAGAAGCACCTAAAGTTGAAGTTGAGATTAAAATACAAGTGGCTAAGAGGgaagaggagaaggagaatAATAACAAGAGCTTCAATTTCAATTGGGATGAGTGTGGATGCAAAAATGGCCATGATCATGATCATAATGCATGGTTTAGTGCAGATGATTATGATGTATTTGCACTAGGGTTGGCTTTGGAGGCTTTTTGA
- the LOC130954204 gene encoding ABC transporter D family member 1-like encodes MSSLQLLQLTKHGQNFLASRRKTLLFATGIFVAGGTAAYMQSRSRFNRRDLGHCNGHNDDNQVTTEEVVKGSTASKNKQKKGGLKSLQVLAAILLSEMGKLGARDLLALVGIVVFRTALSNRLAKVQGFLFRAAFLRRVPLFFQLISENILLCFLLSTMHSTSKYITGTLSLHFRKILTKLIHSHYFENMVYYKISHVDGRINNPEQRIASDVPRFCSELSEIVQDDLTAVADGLLYTWRLCSYASPKYVFWILAYVLGAGAAIRNFSPSFGKLMSKEQQLEGEYRQLHSRLRTHSESIAFYGGEKREESHIQQKFKNLVRHMNVVLHDHWWFGMIQDFLLKYLGATVAVILIIEPFFSGHLRPDSSTLGRAEMLSNLRYHTSVIISLFQSLGTLSISARRLNRLSGYADRIYELMAVSRDLSMVDEKSSLQRKGSKNFLSEANYIEFSGVKVVTPTGNVLVDDLTLRVESGSNLLITGPNGSGKSSLFRVLGGLWPLISGHIVKPGIGADLNKEIFYVPQRPYTAVGTLRDQLIYPLTADQEVEPLTESGMVELLKNVDLEYLLDRYPPEKEVNWGDELSLGEQQRLGMARLFYHKPKFAILDECTSAVTTDMEERFCAKVRAMGTSCITISHRPALVAFHDVVLSLDGEGGWSVHYKREDSSTEVGVNTMKASETKRRSDAKAVQRAFSMSKKDYAFSNSKAQSYIAKVIASSPSKNNAVSPSAVPQLRGNTRVLPLRIAAMCKVLVPTVFDKQGAQLLAVAFLVISRTWVSDRIASLNGTTVKFVLEQDKAAFIRLIGLSVLQSAASSFIAPSIRHLTARLALGWRIRLTQHLLKNYLRNNAFYKVFHMASKNIDADQRITHDLEKLTTDLSGLVTGLVKPSVDILWFTWRMKLLTGQRGVAILYAYMLLGLGFLRTVTPDFGDLISQEQQLEGTFRFMHERLCTHAESVAFFGGGAREKAMVESRFKELLTHSKYLLKKKWLFGILDDFITKQLPHNVTWLLSLLYAMEHKGDRASINTQGELAHALRFLASVVSQSFLAFGDILELNRKFVELSGGINRIFELEELLEAAQSGNMIDADTYPVRDSHSKDVISFSKVDIVTPTQKMLARELTCDIALGGSLLVTGPNGSGKSSIFRVLRGLWPIASGRLSRPSEGEDQEAGSGCGIFYVPQRPYTCLGTLRDQIIYPLSREEAEVKALKIYGKGNSQLARHVLDSHLQVILENVRLNYLLEREKSGWDATLNWEDILSLGEQQRLGMARLFFHKPKFGILDECTNATSVDVEEHLYGLAKEMGITFVTSSQRPALIPFHSLELRLIDGEGNWELRLIKQ; translated from the exons ATGTCTTCACTTCAACTGTTGCAACTAACTAAGCATGGCCAGAATTTTCTGGCTTCAAGGAG GAAAACGTTACTGTTTGCAACTGGTATCTTCGTTGCTGGTGGAACAGCTGCATATATGCAATCAAGGTCAAGGTTTAATAGACGTGATTTAGGTCATTGTAACGGGCACAATGATGATAACCAAGTCACAACAGAGGAGGTTGTGAAGGGTTCTACAGcatcaaaaaataaacaaaagaaagggGGGTTGAAGTCTCTTCAAGTCCTTGCTGCAATTCTTCTATCTGAGATGGGCAAATTAGGTGCAAGGGACCTTTTAGCTTTAGTTGGCATAGTG GTGTTTCGAACTGCTTTGAGCAACAGGCTAGCAAAAGTGCAAGGCTTCCTATTTCGTGCTGCATTTCTTCGACGAGTGCCATTGTTTTTTCAGCTTATTTCAGAAAATATTCTTTTGTGCTTCCTCTTATCAACCATGCACTCTACATCAAAGTACATAACAGGGACTTTGAGCCTGCATTTCAGAAAAATATTGACGAAGCTAATCCATTCCCACTATTTTGAG AACATGGTGTATTACAAAATATCACATGTAGATGGTCGGATAAATAACCCAGAGCAAAGAATTGCCAGCGATGTGCCAAGGTTCTGTTCAGAATTGAGTGAAATTGTACAGGATGATCTAACGGCAGTTGCTGATGGACTTCTATACACATGGAGGCTGTGTTCATATGCTAGCCCAAAATATGTCTTCTGGATATTG GCCTATGTACTTGGAGCTGGTGCTGCAATCAGAAACTTCTCCCCTTCATTTGGGAAACTTATGTCTAAAGAGCAGCAATTGGAGGGAGAATATCGACAGCTTCACTCACGATTAAGGACTCACTCAGAAAGTATAGCATTTTATGGGGGAGAGAAGAGGGAAGAATCTCATATTCAACAGAAGTTTAAGAACTTGGTTAGACACATGAATGTTGTGCTACATGACCATTGGTGGTTTGGCATGATTCAGGACTTTTTGTTGAAGTACCTTGGTGCTACTGTTGCCGTTATATTGATCATAGAACCTTTCTTTTCTGGTCATCTAAGGCCTGACAGTTCAACTCTAGGGCGTGCAGAGATGTTAAGCAATCTAAGATATCATACAAGTGTCATAATTTCTCTGTTTCAGTCTCTAGGAACTCTTTCTATCAGTGCAAGACGGCTTAATCGTCTCAG TGGGTATGCTGATCGCATTTATGAGTTGATGGCTGTATCAAGGGACCTAAGCATGGTTGATGAGAAATCTTCACTGCAAAGGAAAGGAAGCAAAAATTTCTTAAGTGAAGCTAACTATATTGAATTTTCTGGTGTCAAG GTTGTCACCCCCACTGGTAATGTCTTGGTGGACGATCTGACCCTTAGGGTTGAGTCAGGATCTAATCTTTTGATTACAG GTCCAAATGGCAGTGGAAAGAGCTCGCTTTTCCGTGTTCTAGGCGGTCTTTGGCCGTTGATATCTGGACATATTGTAAAACCAGGCATTGGTGCTGATCTCAACAAGGAGATATTCTATGTGCCACAAAGGCCGTACACTGCTGTGGGAACACTTCGTGATCAATTAATTTATCCTCTCACTGCAGATCAAGAGGTTGAACCACTCACAGAAAGTGGTATGGTGGAGCTATTGAAAAAT GTTGACCTTGAATACCTGTTGGACCGTTACCCACCTGAAAAAGAGGTAAACTGGGGCGACGAACTTTCATTGGGTGAACAGCAGAGATTGGGCATGGCTAGACTTTTCTACCATAAGCCAAAATTTGCAATTCTTGATGAGTGCACTAGTGCTGTCACTACTGATATGGAAGAACGGTTTTGTGCTAAAGTACGGGCAATGGGAACATCATGCATTACCATATCACATCGTCCGGCTTTAGTTGCATTCCACGATGTGGTTTTGTCATTGGATGGTGAAGGAGGGTGGAGTGTTCATTACAAAAG GGAGGACTCTTCGACTGAAGTGGGGGTCAATACAATGAAGGCATCTGAGACAAAACGACGGAGTGATGCAAAAGCAGTTCAACGTGCATTTTCCATGAGCAAGAAG GATTATGCATTCTCAAATTCAAAGGCTCAGTCATATATTGCAAAAGTGATAGCATCATCTCCGTCTAAAAATAATGCTGTTTCACCCTCTGCTGTGCCCCAACTTCGTGGTAATACAAGGGTATTACCATTGAGGATAGCTGCAATGTGCAAAGTATTG GTACCCACCGTGTTTGATAAACAAGGTGCACAACTGCTTGCTGTAGCTTTTCTTGTTATTTCAAGAACATGGGTTTCAGACCGTATTGCATCGTTGAATG GTACCACTGTGAAGTTTGTTTTGGAGCAGGATAAAGCTGCCTTTATTCGGTTGATTGGTTTAAGTGTTCTACAAAGTGCTGCATCATCTTTCATTGCACCTTCTATAAG ACACTTGACAGCTAGGCTAGCTCTTGGGTGGCGGATTCGTTTGACACAGCATCTACTCAAGAACTACTTGAGAAACAATGCATTCTACAAG GTCTTCCACATGGCAAGCAAAAACATTGACGCAGATCAGAGGATAACTCATGACTTGGAGAAGTTAACAACAGACTTGTCTGGACTGGTCACTGGATTGGTAAAACCATCTGTGGATATCTTGTG GTTCACATGGAGAATGAAGCTGTTAACTGGTCAGAGGGGAGTTGCAATACTCTATGCTTATATGTTACTTGGTCTAGGATTTCTAAGAACTGTTACTCCTGATTTTGGTGATTTGATAAGCCAAGAACAACAACTTGAAGGAACCTTCAG GTTCATGCATGAAAGACTCTGTACTCATGCTGAATCTGTTGCTTTCTTTGGAGGTGGTGCCCGAGAAAAGGCT ATGGTTGAATCAAGGTTCAAAGAGCTTCTCACCCACTCCAAGTACCTTCTAAAAAAGAAGTGGTTGTTTGGTATACTGGATGATTTTATCACCAAGCAACTCCCTCATAATGTCACTTGGTTGCTGAGCTTGTTGTATGCCATGGAACATAAGGGAGACCGTGCATCAATAAATACTCAGG GTGAGCTGGCACATGCATTGAGGTTCTTAGCATCTGTTGTTTCTCAAAGCTTTTTAGCTTTCGGTGACATCCTTGAACTGAATAGAAAGTTTGTAGAGCTCTCTGGTGGTATTAATCGGATTTTTGAGCTTGAAGAACTATTGGAGGCAGCACAGTCTG GGAATATGATTGATGCTGATACGTATCCAGTTAGAGATTCTCATTCTAAAGATGTTATTTCCTTTTCAAAAGTTGATATTGTCACTCCTACTCAAAAGATGTTGGCCAGAGAGTTGACATGTGACATTGCGCTTGGCGGAAGTCTGCTCGTTACTG GTCCAAATGGTAGTGGGAAAAGTTCCATTTTCAGAGTTCTTAGAGGACTTTGGCCAATTGCAAGTGGAAGACTATCTAGACCATCTGAAGGTGAGGATCAAGAGGCTGGATCAGGTTGTGGCATTTTCTATGTTCCTCAGCGTCCCTATACTTGCCTGGGAACCCTGCGTGATCAAATTATATATCCCCTGTCCCGTGAGGAAGCAGAAGTTAAAGCATTGAAGATCTACGGAAAAG GTAATAGTCAACTTGCCAGACATGTGTTGGATTCACACTTACAAGTTATCCTAGAGAATGTTCGGTTGAATTATCTtctagagagggagaagagtggCTGGGATGCAACTTTAAACTGGGAAGATATTCTCTCTCTCGGAGAACAACAGAGGCTAGGCATG GCACGGTTGTTCTTCCATAAGCCTAAATTTGGCATCCTTGACGAGTGCACCAA TGCCACTAGTGTTGATGTTGAAGAACACTTATATGGGCTTGCAAAGGAGATGGGAATCACATTTGTTACTTCTTCGCAA CGTCCTGCATTAATACCCTTCCATTCCTTGGAACTACGACTGATTGATGGTGAGGGCAACTGGGAGCTTCGTTTGATCAAGCAATGA